One genomic window of Calonectris borealis chromosome 27, bCalBor7.hap1.2, whole genome shotgun sequence includes the following:
- the LOXL2 gene encoding lysyl oxidase homolog 2 isoform X6 → MGPIHLNEIDCTGFEKSVTDCKFNMESQGCNHEEDAAVRCNVPAMGFQNQLRLSGGRNPYEGRVEVLAERNGTLKWGTVCSENWSTVEAMVVCRQLGLGFASHAFQETWYWHGDISADNVVMSGVKCSGTEMSLAHCRHDGADVSCPRGGGRFGAGVSCSETAPDLVLNAELVEQTAYLEDRPMFMLQCALEENCLASSAVNTSVTSGYRRLLRFSSQIHNNGQSDFRPKNGRHAWVWHDCHRHYHSMEVFTHYDLLNLNGTKVAEGHKASFCLEDTECEADVQKQYECANFGEQGITVGCWDVYRHDIDCQWIDITDVPPGDYLFQVVINPNYEVAESDYSNNVMKCRSRYDGQRIWMYNCHIGGSFSEETEQKFDHFSGLTNNKVSTR, encoded by the exons ATGGGTCCAATTCATCTGAACGAAATTGACTGTACGGGCTTTGAAAAATCAGTCACGGACTGCAAGTTCAACATGGAGTCGCAGGGCTGTAACCATGAAGAAGATGCTGCTGTGAGATGCAACGTTCCCGCGATGGGTTTCCAGAATCAG CTGCGTCTGAGCGGTGGCCGCAACCCTTACGAGGGCCGGGTGGAGGTCTTGGCGGAGCGCAACGGCACCCTGAAGTGGGGCACCGTCTGCAGCGAGAACTGGAGCACCGTAGAAGCCATGGTGGTGTGTCGGCAGCTGGGCCTGGGGTTTGCCAGCCATGCCTTCCAG GAAACCTGGTACTGGCATGGAGACATCAGCGCTGACAATGTGGTCATGAGTGGTGTCAAGTGTTCGGGGACAGAGATGTCCCTGGCCCACTGTCGTCACGATGGAGCCGATGTCTCCTGTCCCAGAGGAGGTGGTCGTTTTGGTGCCGGGGTGTCCTGCTCGGAGA CTGCCCCTGACCTGGTGCTCAACGCCGAGCTGGTGGAGCAGACGGCCTACCTGGAGGACCGCCCGATGTTCATGCTGCAGTGCGCGCTGGAGGAGAACTGCCTGGCCAGCTCGGCCGTCAACACCTCCGTCACTTCTGGGTACCGGCGCCTGCTGCGCTTCTCCTCCCAGATCCACAACAACGGGCAGTCCGACTTCCGCCCCAAGAATGGCCGCCACGCCTGGGTCTGGCACGACTGTCACCG GCATTACCACAGCATGGAGGTTTTTACCCACTATGATCTATTGAACCTCAATGGAACCAAGGTGGCTGAAGGACACAAAGCCAGCTTCTGTCTGGAAGACACCGAATGTGAAGCAG ATGTGCAAAAACAGTATGAATGCGCCAATTTTGGTGAACAAGGAATCACAGTTGGGTGCTGGGATGTGTACCGTCATGACATCGACTGCCAGTGGATCGATATTACCGATGTCCCACCAGGCGATTACCTCTTCCAG GTTGTCATCAACCCGAACTATGAAGTTGCCGAATCCGACTATTCAAACAACGTGATGAAATGCAGGAGCCGGTACGATGGGCAGCGCATCTGGATGTACAACTGCCACATAG GTGGCTCCTTCAGTGAGGAAACGGAACAGAAGTTCGATCACTTCAGCGGACTCACAAATAACAAGGTGTCCACCCGATAG
- the LOXL2 gene encoding lysyl oxidase homolog 2 isoform X5 codes for MFASRRKQHYWAYSMDCSGNEAHISSCKLGKHLNVDAEKNATCENGMPAVVSCVPGRAFAPSSHSGFRKAFRQEQPLVRLKGGANTGEGRVEVLKNGEWGTVCDDNWNLVSASVVCRELGFGSAKEAITGARLGQGMGPIHLNEIDCTGFEKSVTDCKFNMESQGCNHEEDAAVRCNVPAMGFQNQLRLSGGRNPYEGRVEVLAERNGTLKWGTVCSENWSTVEAMVVCRQLGLGFASHAFQETWYWHGDISADNVVMSGVKCSGTEMSLAHCRHDGADVSCPRGGGRFGAGVSCSETAPDLVLNAELVEQTAYLEDRPMFMLQCALEENCLASSAVNTSVTSGYRRLLRFSSQIHNNGQSDFRPKNGRHAWVWHDCHRHYHSMEVFTHYDLLNLNGTKVAEGHKASFCLEDTECEADVQKQYECANFGEQGITVGCWDVYRHDIDCQWIDITDVPPGDYLFQVVINPNYEVAESDYSNNVMKCRSRYDGQRIWMYNCHIGGSFSEETEQKFDHFSGLTNNKVSTR; via the exons atgTTTGCCAGCAGAAGGAAGCAGCATTACTGGGCTTACTCAATGGACTGCAGTGGGAACGAGGCTCATATCTCCAGCTGCAAACTGGGCAAGCACCTCAATGTGGATGCAGAGAAGAACGCGACCTGTGAGAACGGGATGCCTGCAGTAGTCAGCTGTGTCCCCGGACGTGCCTTTGCCCCCAGCAGCCACAGTGGCTTCCGAAAAGCCTTCAGGCAGGAG CAACCACTGGTGAGGCTGAAAGGGGGAGCCAACACTGGCGAAGGACGAGTTGAAGTGCTGAAAAACGGGGAGTGGGGAACGGTTTGCGACGACAACTGGAACCTGGTGTCAGCCAGCGTGGTGTGCCGAGAGCTGGGCTTCGGGAGCGCCAAGGAGGCAATAACGGGTGCCAGGCTCGGGCAAG GCATGGGTCCAATTCATCTGAACGAAATTGACTGTACGGGCTTTGAAAAATCAGTCACGGACTGCAAGTTCAACATGGAGTCGCAGGGCTGTAACCATGAAGAAGATGCTGCTGTGAGATGCAACGTTCCCGCGATGGGTTTCCAGAATCAG CTGCGTCTGAGCGGTGGCCGCAACCCTTACGAGGGCCGGGTGGAGGTCTTGGCGGAGCGCAACGGCACCCTGAAGTGGGGCACCGTCTGCAGCGAGAACTGGAGCACCGTAGAAGCCATGGTGGTGTGTCGGCAGCTGGGCCTGGGGTTTGCCAGCCATGCCTTCCAG GAAACCTGGTACTGGCATGGAGACATCAGCGCTGACAATGTGGTCATGAGTGGTGTCAAGTGTTCGGGGACAGAGATGTCCCTGGCCCACTGTCGTCACGATGGAGCCGATGTCTCCTGTCCCAGAGGAGGTGGTCGTTTTGGTGCCGGGGTGTCCTGCTCGGAGA CTGCCCCTGACCTGGTGCTCAACGCCGAGCTGGTGGAGCAGACGGCCTACCTGGAGGACCGCCCGATGTTCATGCTGCAGTGCGCGCTGGAGGAGAACTGCCTGGCCAGCTCGGCCGTCAACACCTCCGTCACTTCTGGGTACCGGCGCCTGCTGCGCTTCTCCTCCCAGATCCACAACAACGGGCAGTCCGACTTCCGCCCCAAGAATGGCCGCCACGCCTGGGTCTGGCACGACTGTCACCG GCATTACCACAGCATGGAGGTTTTTACCCACTATGATCTATTGAACCTCAATGGAACCAAGGTGGCTGAAGGACACAAAGCCAGCTTCTGTCTGGAAGACACCGAATGTGAAGCAG ATGTGCAAAAACAGTATGAATGCGCCAATTTTGGTGAACAAGGAATCACAGTTGGGTGCTGGGATGTGTACCGTCATGACATCGACTGCCAGTGGATCGATATTACCGATGTCCCACCAGGCGATTACCTCTTCCAG GTTGTCATCAACCCGAACTATGAAGTTGCCGAATCCGACTATTCAAACAACGTGATGAAATGCAGGAGCCGGTACGATGGGCAGCGCATCTGGATGTACAACTGCCACATAG GTGGCTCCTTCAGTGAGGAAACGGAACAGAAGTTCGATCACTTCAGCGGACTCACAAATAACAAGGTGTCCACCCGATAG
- the LOXL2 gene encoding lysyl oxidase homolog 2 isoform X4 yields the protein MNIQVEDIRIRAILATYRKRVPVTEGYVEVKDEGTWKQICDKHWTMKNSRVVCGMFGFPSERKYNTNVYNFLLPITACNSWSHTSLDMFTCVYQLLGLSQRLTDHGSWVSSCQITQKEQSAQGNISQMFASRRKQHYWAYSMDCSGNEAHISSCKLGKHLNVDAEKNATCENGMPAVVSCVPGRAFAPSSHSGFRKAFRQEQPLVRLKGGANTGEGRVEVLKNGEWGTVCDDNWNLVSASVVCRELGFGSAKEAITGARLGQGMGPIHLNEIDCTGFEKSVTDCKFNMESQGCNHEEDAAVRCNVPAMGFQNQLRLSGGRNPYEGRVEVLAERNGTLKWGTVCSENWSTVEAMVVCRQLGLGFASHAFQETWYWHGDISADNVVMSGVKCSGTEMSLAHCRHDGADVSCPRGGGRFGAGVSCSETAPDLVLNAELVEQTAYLEDRPMFMLQCALEENCLASSAVNTSVTSGYRRLLRFSSQIHNNGQSDFRPKNGRHAWVWHDCHRHYHSMEVFTHYDLLNLNGTKVAEGHKASFCLEDTECEADVQKQYECANFGEQGITVGCWDVYRHDIDCQWIDITDVPPGDYLFQVVINPNYEVAESDYSNNVMKCRSRYDGQRIWMYNCHIGGSFSEETEQKFDHFSGLTNNKVSTR from the exons ATGAACATCCAGGTGGAGGACATAAGGATCCGTGCCATCCTCGCCACCTACCGCAAGCGGGTGCCTGTCACAGAGGGTTATGTGGAGGTGAAAGACGAAGGGACCTGGAAGCAGATCTGCGACAAGCACTGGACCATGAAAAATTCCCGAGTTGTCTGTGGCATGTTTGGATTTCCGAGCGAGAGGAAATACAACACCAACGTCTACAA CTTCCTCCTTCCCATTACTGCGTGCAATTCCTGGTCTCACACCTCTCTTGACATGTTTACCTGCGTTTACCAGCTGCTCGGGCTCTCCCAGAGGCTCACCGACCACGGTTCATGGGTGTCCAGCTGCCAAATCACCCAAAAGGAGCAGTCTGCCCAGGGGAATATTTCCCA gatgTTTGCCAGCAGAAGGAAGCAGCATTACTGGGCTTACTCAATGGACTGCAGTGGGAACGAGGCTCATATCTCCAGCTGCAAACTGGGCAAGCACCTCAATGTGGATGCAGAGAAGAACGCGACCTGTGAGAACGGGATGCCTGCAGTAGTCAGCTGTGTCCCCGGACGTGCCTTTGCCCCCAGCAGCCACAGTGGCTTCCGAAAAGCCTTCAGGCAGGAG CAACCACTGGTGAGGCTGAAAGGGGGAGCCAACACTGGCGAAGGACGAGTTGAAGTGCTGAAAAACGGGGAGTGGGGAACGGTTTGCGACGACAACTGGAACCTGGTGTCAGCCAGCGTGGTGTGCCGAGAGCTGGGCTTCGGGAGCGCCAAGGAGGCAATAACGGGTGCCAGGCTCGGGCAAG GCATGGGTCCAATTCATCTGAACGAAATTGACTGTACGGGCTTTGAAAAATCAGTCACGGACTGCAAGTTCAACATGGAGTCGCAGGGCTGTAACCATGAAGAAGATGCTGCTGTGAGATGCAACGTTCCCGCGATGGGTTTCCAGAATCAG CTGCGTCTGAGCGGTGGCCGCAACCCTTACGAGGGCCGGGTGGAGGTCTTGGCGGAGCGCAACGGCACCCTGAAGTGGGGCACCGTCTGCAGCGAGAACTGGAGCACCGTAGAAGCCATGGTGGTGTGTCGGCAGCTGGGCCTGGGGTTTGCCAGCCATGCCTTCCAG GAAACCTGGTACTGGCATGGAGACATCAGCGCTGACAATGTGGTCATGAGTGGTGTCAAGTGTTCGGGGACAGAGATGTCCCTGGCCCACTGTCGTCACGATGGAGCCGATGTCTCCTGTCCCAGAGGAGGTGGTCGTTTTGGTGCCGGGGTGTCCTGCTCGGAGA CTGCCCCTGACCTGGTGCTCAACGCCGAGCTGGTGGAGCAGACGGCCTACCTGGAGGACCGCCCGATGTTCATGCTGCAGTGCGCGCTGGAGGAGAACTGCCTGGCCAGCTCGGCCGTCAACACCTCCGTCACTTCTGGGTACCGGCGCCTGCTGCGCTTCTCCTCCCAGATCCACAACAACGGGCAGTCCGACTTCCGCCCCAAGAATGGCCGCCACGCCTGGGTCTGGCACGACTGTCACCG GCATTACCACAGCATGGAGGTTTTTACCCACTATGATCTATTGAACCTCAATGGAACCAAGGTGGCTGAAGGACACAAAGCCAGCTTCTGTCTGGAAGACACCGAATGTGAAGCAG ATGTGCAAAAACAGTATGAATGCGCCAATTTTGGTGAACAAGGAATCACAGTTGGGTGCTGGGATGTGTACCGTCATGACATCGACTGCCAGTGGATCGATATTACCGATGTCCCACCAGGCGATTACCTCTTCCAG GTTGTCATCAACCCGAACTATGAAGTTGCCGAATCCGACTATTCAAACAACGTGATGAAATGCAGGAGCCGGTACGATGGGCAGCGCATCTGGATGTACAACTGCCACATAG GTGGCTCCTTCAGTGAGGAAACGGAACAGAAGTTCGATCACTTCAGCGGACTCACAAATAACAAGGTGTCCACCCGATAG
- the LOXL2 gene encoding lysyl oxidase homolog 2 isoform X3, with translation MTVGRFLSCSSQVSESGRNMNIQVEDIRIRAILATYRKRVPVTEGYVEVKDEGTWKQICDKHWTMKNSRVVCGMFGFPSERKYNTNVYNFLLPITACNSWSHTSLDMFTCVYQLLGLSQRLTDHGSWVSSCQITQKEQSAQGNISQMFASRRKQHYWAYSMDCSGNEAHISSCKLGKHLNVDAEKNATCENGMPAVVSCVPGRAFAPSSHSGFRKAFRQEQPLVRLKGGANTGEGRVEVLKNGEWGTVCDDNWNLVSASVVCRELGFGSAKEAITGARLGQGMGPIHLNEIDCTGFEKSVTDCKFNMESQGCNHEEDAAVRCNVPAMGFQNQLRLSGGRNPYEGRVEVLAERNGTLKWGTVCSENWSTVEAMVVCRQLGLGFASHAFQETWYWHGDISADNVVMSGVKCSGTEMSLAHCRHDGADVSCPRGGGRFGAGVSCSETAPDLVLNAELVEQTAYLEDRPMFMLQCALEENCLASSAVNTSVTSGYRRLLRFSSQIHNNGQSDFRPKNGRHAWVWHDCHRHYHSMEVFTHYDLLNLNGTKVAEGHKASFCLEDTECEADVQKQYECANFGEQGITVGCWDVYRHDIDCQWIDITDVPPGDYLFQVVINPNYEVAESDYSNNVMKCRSRYDGQRIWMYNCHIGGSFSEETEQKFDHFSGLTNNKVSTR, from the exons AACATGAACATCCAGGTGGAGGACATAAGGATCCGTGCCATCCTCGCCACCTACCGCAAGCGGGTGCCTGTCACAGAGGGTTATGTGGAGGTGAAAGACGAAGGGACCTGGAAGCAGATCTGCGACAAGCACTGGACCATGAAAAATTCCCGAGTTGTCTGTGGCATGTTTGGATTTCCGAGCGAGAGGAAATACAACACCAACGTCTACAA CTTCCTCCTTCCCATTACTGCGTGCAATTCCTGGTCTCACACCTCTCTTGACATGTTTACCTGCGTTTACCAGCTGCTCGGGCTCTCCCAGAGGCTCACCGACCACGGTTCATGGGTGTCCAGCTGCCAAATCACCCAAAAGGAGCAGTCTGCCCAGGGGAATATTTCCCA gatgTTTGCCAGCAGAAGGAAGCAGCATTACTGGGCTTACTCAATGGACTGCAGTGGGAACGAGGCTCATATCTCCAGCTGCAAACTGGGCAAGCACCTCAATGTGGATGCAGAGAAGAACGCGACCTGTGAGAACGGGATGCCTGCAGTAGTCAGCTGTGTCCCCGGACGTGCCTTTGCCCCCAGCAGCCACAGTGGCTTCCGAAAAGCCTTCAGGCAGGAG CAACCACTGGTGAGGCTGAAAGGGGGAGCCAACACTGGCGAAGGACGAGTTGAAGTGCTGAAAAACGGGGAGTGGGGAACGGTTTGCGACGACAACTGGAACCTGGTGTCAGCCAGCGTGGTGTGCCGAGAGCTGGGCTTCGGGAGCGCCAAGGAGGCAATAACGGGTGCCAGGCTCGGGCAAG GCATGGGTCCAATTCATCTGAACGAAATTGACTGTACGGGCTTTGAAAAATCAGTCACGGACTGCAAGTTCAACATGGAGTCGCAGGGCTGTAACCATGAAGAAGATGCTGCTGTGAGATGCAACGTTCCCGCGATGGGTTTCCAGAATCAG CTGCGTCTGAGCGGTGGCCGCAACCCTTACGAGGGCCGGGTGGAGGTCTTGGCGGAGCGCAACGGCACCCTGAAGTGGGGCACCGTCTGCAGCGAGAACTGGAGCACCGTAGAAGCCATGGTGGTGTGTCGGCAGCTGGGCCTGGGGTTTGCCAGCCATGCCTTCCAG GAAACCTGGTACTGGCATGGAGACATCAGCGCTGACAATGTGGTCATGAGTGGTGTCAAGTGTTCGGGGACAGAGATGTCCCTGGCCCACTGTCGTCACGATGGAGCCGATGTCTCCTGTCCCAGAGGAGGTGGTCGTTTTGGTGCCGGGGTGTCCTGCTCGGAGA CTGCCCCTGACCTGGTGCTCAACGCCGAGCTGGTGGAGCAGACGGCCTACCTGGAGGACCGCCCGATGTTCATGCTGCAGTGCGCGCTGGAGGAGAACTGCCTGGCCAGCTCGGCCGTCAACACCTCCGTCACTTCTGGGTACCGGCGCCTGCTGCGCTTCTCCTCCCAGATCCACAACAACGGGCAGTCCGACTTCCGCCCCAAGAATGGCCGCCACGCCTGGGTCTGGCACGACTGTCACCG GCATTACCACAGCATGGAGGTTTTTACCCACTATGATCTATTGAACCTCAATGGAACCAAGGTGGCTGAAGGACACAAAGCCAGCTTCTGTCTGGAAGACACCGAATGTGAAGCAG ATGTGCAAAAACAGTATGAATGCGCCAATTTTGGTGAACAAGGAATCACAGTTGGGTGCTGGGATGTGTACCGTCATGACATCGACTGCCAGTGGATCGATATTACCGATGTCCCACCAGGCGATTACCTCTTCCAG GTTGTCATCAACCCGAACTATGAAGTTGCCGAATCCGACTATTCAAACAACGTGATGAAATGCAGGAGCCGGTACGATGGGCAGCGCATCTGGATGTACAACTGCCACATAG GTGGCTCCTTCAGTGAGGAAACGGAACAGAAGTTCGATCACTTCAGCGGACTCACAAATAACAAGGTGTCCACCCGATAG